A stretch of Rhodobacter sp. 24-YEA-8 DNA encodes these proteins:
- a CDS encoding ABC transporter permease, whose protein sequence is MDLLNITDWSLLAWESPGWGGALLWGAVTTVQIALGGYLLGQMIGIGGAMGKVYGPPWLKELLAIYTTLIRAVPELILILILFYAGTAGLNALAGHFGLGPINVNGAMAGVMVIATVQGAYSTEVIRGAIQAIPTGCHEAASAYGMAKWTAFRRVTLPLLVPRALPGLSNLWVIATKETALLSVVGFSELALVAKQAAGSTKHYMTFFLAASALYLAITLISRVVFNQLEARYSRGTVKHR, encoded by the coding sequence ATGGATCTTCTGAATATCACTGACTGGAGCCTTCTCGCCTGGGAGTCACCCGGCTGGGGCGGCGCGCTGCTCTGGGGTGCGGTCACAACCGTGCAGATCGCCCTGGGCGGCTATCTGCTGGGCCAGATGATCGGTATTGGCGGCGCAATGGGCAAGGTTTACGGGCCGCCCTGGCTGAAAGAACTGCTGGCCATCTACACAACTCTGATCCGGGCCGTGCCGGAGCTGATCCTGATCCTGATCCTCTTTTATGCGGGTACGGCGGGTCTGAACGCCCTGGCTGGCCATTTTGGCCTTGGCCCGATCAACGTCAATGGCGCCATGGCGGGGGTGATGGTGATCGCAACCGTGCAGGGGGCCTATAGCACCGAGGTGATCCGGGGAGCGATCCAGGCCATTCCGACGGGCTGTCACGAGGCCGCCTCAGCCTATGGGATGGCGAAATGGACGGCCTTCCGTCGCGTGACGCTGCCGCTTCTGGTGCCACGTGCCCTGCCAGGCCTTTCAAACCTCTGGGTCATTGCCACCAAAGAGACTGCGCTCCTGTCGGTGGTCGGCTTTTCGGAACTTGCTCTGGTGGCCAAACAGGCGGCGGGCAGCACCAAACATTACATGACCTTCTTTCTTGCGGCCTCAGCCCTTTACCTGGCGATCACGCTGATTTCGCGGGTCGTCTTCAATCAGCTTGAGGCGCGCTACAGCCGCGGCACGGTGAAACACAGATGA